In Clostridium sp. DL-VIII, the following proteins share a genomic window:
- the guaD gene encoding guanine deaminase: MRDLEKNIKILKGNIIYTENSDSFNVVEKGFIIVKDGIIDGTYEKLPEEFKDVQVEDYGDKLIIPGFIDLHTHASQFAIKGIGYDKELLPWLETYTFPEEAKFIDKVYAEKVYKEFVDELYEEGTTRAVIFATIHSESTEILMKLLEEKGIEAYVGKVNMDRNCPESLKENSDESVEATIKWIENSSKKYKYVKPIITPRFVPSCTGHLMKELGSIAVSKSMPVQSHLSENLSEIEWVKELHPECKNYGEVYDKFNLFGQTKTIMAHCVYLTEDEINAIEDNNVTIAHCPTSNVNISSGIAPINTLLRKKKVKIGLGSDIAGGESLSLLSVMKSAVSLSKMRAVCFKEEEKALTLPEVFYLATKGGGSFFGNVGSFEKSYEFDALIIDDDSLWKVNKGNIEERLEKLVYLGDKRNIIKRYVCGREI, from the coding sequence ATGAGAGACCTAGAAAAGAATATAAAAATATTAAAAGGAAATATTATATATACTGAAAATAGTGATTCGTTTAATGTGGTTGAAAAGGGATTTATTATAGTTAAGGATGGCATTATTGATGGTACTTATGAAAAATTGCCTGAGGAATTTAAAGATGTGCAAGTTGAAGATTATGGAGATAAATTAATAATTCCGGGATTTATAGACTTGCATACCCATGCTTCTCAATTTGCTATAAAAGGAATTGGATACGATAAGGAGCTTTTGCCTTGGCTTGAAACCTATACTTTCCCAGAAGAAGCAAAATTCATAGATAAGGTCTATGCTGAAAAGGTGTATAAAGAATTTGTTGATGAATTATATGAAGAAGGAACTACAAGAGCAGTTATTTTTGCAACTATTCATTCTGAATCTACAGAGATTTTGATGAAACTCCTTGAAGAAAAAGGAATAGAAGCCTATGTTGGAAAAGTGAATATGGATAGAAATTGTCCAGAGTCGCTAAAGGAAAATAGTGATGAATCTGTTGAAGCTACTATAAAGTGGATAGAGAATTCCAGCAAGAAGTATAAGTATGTAAAACCAATAATTACTCCTAGATTTGTTCCGAGCTGTACAGGCCATTTAATGAAAGAATTAGGAAGTATAGCAGTAAGTAAATCTATGCCGGTACAATCACATTTATCTGAAAATTTATCAGAGATTGAGTGGGTAAAAGAATTGCATCCTGAATGTAAAAATTATGGTGAGGTTTATGATAAGTTTAATCTCTTTGGGCAGACCAAAACAATAATGGCTCACTGTGTATATTTAACAGAGGATGAGATAAATGCAATTGAGGATAATAATGTAACTATAGCACATTGTCCAACTTCTAATGTAAATATATCTAGTGGAATAGCACCTATAAATACATTGCTTAGGAAGAAAAAAGTTAAAATCGGACTCGGCTCAGATATAGCTGGAGGAGAAAGCTTAAGCCTGCTTTCTGTTATGAAATCAGCAGTTAGTTTGTCAAAAATGAGGGCTGTATGCTTTAAGGAAGAAGAAAAAGCGTTAACACTTCCAGAGGTTTTTTACTTGGCAACGAAAGGCGGAGGAAGCTTTTTTGGGAATGTTGGAAGTTTTGAAAAGAGTTATGAATTTGATGCGTTAATAATAGATGATGACAGCTTATGGAAGGTTAATAAAGGAAATATAGAAGAAAGATTAGAAAAGTTAGTTTATTTAGGTGATAAGAGAAACATAATTAAAAGGTATGTATGTGGAAGAGAAATATAG
- a CDS encoding helix-turn-helix transcriptional regulator gives MKNRIKELREEKNLTQEDLANLLETSRQTIISLEKGKYNPSIMLAYKISKVFNKIIEEIFIFE, from the coding sequence ATGAAAAATCGCATAAAAGAATTAAGAGAAGAGAAAAATTTAACACAAGAGGATTTAGCAAATTTATTAGAAACTTCAAGACAAACTATAATATCACTTGAAAAAGGAAAATATAACCCTTCAATTATGCTTGCTTACAAAATATCAAAGGTATTTAATAAAATAATTGAAGAAATATTTATTTTTGAATAG
- a CDS encoding N-acetylmuramoyl-L-alanine amidase, which yields MSDFIIAVGHTASGNVGSGVIDRLNESNCSRDIGALVADYLKEKGHGVNLLRIDKSNSYSCEDCYERAYKANEIAKTIDVELYVEIHINAGGGTGPEVLVTGKSEVANQYAVKISTSLSSALNLPNRGMKTRNLIVLNETIMPAILVECLFADSEDADVYDLEIIARAIVCGLVGANDSSCGEWNLGWNRNDIGWWYCLNIEDKSYYTSKDGWQEIDGEWYIFDSRGYALQDAWHYDENNKAWYYLDSSCKMLRGSKDKPLWKCVDSWCYAFDDSGKM from the coding sequence ATGAGCGATTTTATAATAGCTGTAGGGCATACTGCAAGTGGAAATGTTGGGAGCGGAGTTATTGATAGGCTAAATGAGAGCAATTGCAGTCGTGATATTGGAGCTTTGGTTGCAGATTATTTAAAAGAAAAAGGACATGGAGTTAATTTACTTAGAATTGATAAGAGTAATAGCTATAGCTGTGAAGATTGTTATGAAAGAGCTTATAAAGCTAATGAAATTGCAAAGACAATAGATGTGGAATTATATGTAGAAATTCATATAAATGCAGGGGGAGGAACTGGTCCAGAGGTCTTGGTTACTGGTAAATCAGAAGTAGCAAATCAATATGCAGTTAAAATAAGTACATCATTATCAAGTGCTTTGAATTTACCTAACAGAGGGATGAAAACAAGAAACTTGATTGTTCTAAATGAAACTATTATGCCTGCAATTTTAGTTGAGTGTTTGTTTGCTGATAGTGAGGATGCAGATGTGTATGATCTGGAGATTATTGCTAGAGCTATTGTTTGTGGTTTAGTTGGTGCTAATGATTCTAGTTGTGGAGAATGGAACTTGGGTTGGAACAGAAATGACATTGGGTGGTGGTATTGCTTAAATATAGAAGATAAAAGCTACTATACATCAAAAGATGGATGGCAGGAGATTGATGGAGAGTGGTATATATTTGATAGTAGGGGATATGCGTTACAAGATGCCTGGCACTATGATGAAAATAATAAAGCATGGTATTACTTAGATTCAAGTTGTAAAATGCTGAGAGGAAGCAAGGATAAACCCTTGTGGAAGTGTGTAGATAGTTGGTGCTATGCTTTTGATGATAGTGGGAAGATGTAG
- a CDS encoding DUF3037 domain-containing protein, which yields MFNIDYSILCHHPSLVSKDCITLAILLFNRDTKETALISTQNWDRVHLFNENLDIDLVKLQLEGIEDEIVDIAKAPKFSLEKYTKFYINDLKFTEIISTKADNFEDFVKKCSKQYLISDFNEKIIIK from the coding sequence ATGTTTAATATTGATTATTCTATTTTATGCCATCATCCATCTTTGGTTTCAAAGGACTGCATAACATTAGCTATTTTATTATTTAATAGAGATACAAAAGAAACTGCTTTAATTTCAACCCAAAATTGGGATAGAGTCCATTTATTTAATGAGAACTTAGATATAGATTTAGTCAAATTACAACTTGAAGGCATCGAAGATGAAATTGTCGATATCGCTAAGGCTCCTAAGTTTTCATTAGAAAAATATACTAAGTTTTATATTAATGATTTAAAATTTACTGAAATTATTTCAACTAAGGCAGATAATTTTGAAGACTTTGTAAAAAAATGCTCAAAACAATATTTAATTTCTGATTTTAATGAAAAAATTATTATAAAGTAG
- the dpaL gene encoding diaminopropionate ammonia-lyase, producing MSEEFKNVSQERKKGKKTSLEFLNIDAARKAQKFHKSFNNYSITPLTELKNLADTIGVNNIYVKDESYRFGLNAFKVLGGSYAIGNYIAEKLGQDIDELPYEKMISDEVKRKLGDITFITATDGNHGRGVAWTANRLKQKSIVYMPKGSSLERLNNIKAEGAEAAITDMNYDEAVRFSNELAEKNGWVMVQDTAWEGYEKIPTWIMQGYTTMAYEVYMQLQEMKAEMPTHIFLQAGVGAFAGAVQGFFASVYGENRPITTIVEPNKADCIYKTAEKNDGELHFVTGDMDTIMAGLACGEPCSIGYKVLRDYSDNFVSCPDFITAKGMRTMGNPVGDDKKIISGESGAVTLGFVAEIMENPDLQWLKDKLKLDKNSRILCFSTEGNTDKESYRDIVWNGKYPSYR from the coding sequence ATGAGTGAGGAATTTAAGAATGTTAGTCAGGAGAGAAAAAAAGGAAAGAAGACATCGTTGGAATTTTTAAACATTGATGCAGCTAGGAAGGCACAGAAATTTCATAAGAGTTTTAATAATTATAGTATTACACCTCTAACAGAGCTTAAAAATTTGGCAGATACTATAGGAGTAAACAATATATATGTAAAGGACGAATCATATAGATTTGGGTTAAATGCTTTTAAGGTATTAGGTGGAAGTTATGCAATAGGAAATTATATTGCGGAAAAATTAGGACAAGATATAGATGAACTTCCATATGAAAAAATGATTTCAGATGAGGTGAAAAGAAAACTTGGAGATATAACCTTTATTACTGCGACAGATGGAAATCATGGTAGAGGAGTGGCATGGACAGCAAATCGATTAAAGCAAAAATCTATTGTTTATATGCCGAAGGGAAGTTCTTTAGAGAGACTAAATAACATAAAGGCAGAAGGTGCAGAAGCTGCAATAACTGATATGAATTATGATGAGGCAGTAAGATTTTCAAATGAATTAGCAGAGAAAAATGGCTGGGTAATGGTTCAGGATACGGCGTGGGAAGGATATGAGAAGATTCCAACTTGGATAATGCAGGGATATACCACAATGGCATACGAAGTATATATGCAGCTGCAGGAAATGAAAGCAGAAATGCCAACACATATCTTTTTACAGGCAGGGGTTGGAGCTTTTGCAGGTGCTGTTCAAGGATTTTTTGCTAGTGTTTATGGAGAAAACAGGCCAATAACGACAATAGTAGAACCTAATAAGGCTGATTGCATTTATAAGACAGCAGAGAAAAATGATGGAGAGCTTCATTTTGTAACAGGTGATATGGATACAATAATGGCAGGGCTTGCCTGCGGAGAACCTTGCAGCATAGGATATAAAGTTCTTAGAGACTATAGTGATAATTTTGTGTCATGCCCAGATTTTATTACTGCAAAAGGGATGAGAACAATGGGAAATCCAGTTGGAGATGATAAAAAAATAATCTCAGGGGAAAGCGGAGCAGTGACATTAGGGTTTGTAGCTGAAATTATGGAAAATCCAGATTTACAGTGGTTAAAAGATAAATTGAAACTTGATAAAAATTCAAGAATTCTCTGCTTCAGCACTGAAGGAAATACAGATAAAGAAAGTTATAGAGACATAGTCTGGAATGGAAAGTACCCAAGTTATAGATAA
- a CDS encoding HipA family kinase has translation MDTYHVDELLYPIGNGATIPILGVVNNKNYIIKTFNNIEGNKTLINELVCHYIAKKLNFPIPDAKLGIIDENTVISKKVLELEDFSDSCFGLAFCSEFLEPVTVVTSTKMLQLASNYEWLLPKLMLFDHLIYNKDRNKGNLLISLSKSNRQLYIIDHSHTFNLEALWNTHALEYKIIDEDFKDSAIMADNWYHYAKFKSVLNLDLNVMKETVDYFKENLTKDFLESIVDKIPEVFEHNKNELKALIQYLLYRMEHIDYYSDLILNTNY, from the coding sequence TTGGACACGTATCATGTAGATGAATTATTATATCCAATAGGCAATGGAGCTACTATTCCTATACTTGGAGTTGTTAATAATAAAAATTATATTATAAAAACCTTCAATAATATTGAAGGAAATAAAACTTTAATAAATGAATTGGTTTGTCATTACATAGCTAAAAAATTAAACTTTCCAATTCCTGATGCCAAATTAGGGATTATAGATGAAAATACAGTAATATCTAAAAAAGTATTAGAGCTAGAGGACTTTTCTGATTCCTGTTTTGGATTAGCTTTTTGTTCAGAATTTTTAGAACCTGTTACCGTAGTAACCTCAACCAAAATGCTGCAACTTGCAAGTAATTATGAATGGTTATTGCCTAAATTAATGTTATTTGATCATTTAATTTATAATAAAGATAGAAATAAGGGTAATCTTCTTATTTCACTTTCAAAATCCAATAGACAACTATACATTATAGATCATAGTCATACTTTTAATCTAGAAGCGTTATGGAATACCCACGCACTTGAATATAAAATTATAGATGAAGATTTTAAAGATTCTGCTATAATGGCTGATAATTGGTACCACTATGCAAAATTCAAATCAGTCTTAAATCTTGACCTTAATGTTATGAAAGAAACAGTAGATTACTTCAAAGAAAATTTAACAAAAGACTTTTTGGAAAGTATCGTTGATAAAATCCCTGAAGTATTTGAACATAATAAAAATGAATTAAAGGCATTAATTCAATATTTATTGTATAGAATGGAGCATATTGACTACTATTCAGATTTAATTCTAAATACTAATTATTAG
- the namA gene encoding NADPH dehydrogenase NamA, with translation MAPMCMYTAKDDGLATEWHKIHYATRAIGGVGLIIQEATGVERRGRITDKDLGIWDDSQIKNLKEIVNTCKNYGAVMGIQLGHAGRKCEIKSLETIAPSAIAFNDEYKIPKEMTKDDIKVVIEAFKIAAKRCLEIGYDIIEIHGAHGYLINQFLSPLSNKRSDEYGGNTENRARFLKEIIKAVREVWPKEKAIILRVSAEDYVEEGNHPEELAQIINLVKDEGIDIINVSSGAVVPARIKAYPGYQIKFAEIIREKTGLPVIAGGLITTAEMAEEILQNNRADMIFLGRVLLRNPYWPLNADYELDNETIWPKQYERGKI, from the coding sequence ATGGCACCTATGTGTATGTATACTGCTAAAGATGATGGATTAGCTACAGAGTGGCATAAGATACATTATGCTACAAGGGCAATTGGCGGAGTCGGTCTTATAATACAAGAAGCTACTGGAGTTGAGAGAAGAGGGAGAATAACTGATAAAGATTTGGGAATATGGGATGATTCTCAAATTAAAAACTTAAAAGAAATAGTTAATACTTGTAAAAATTATGGAGCTGTCATGGGAATACAGTTAGGACATGCAGGAAGAAAATGCGAAATTAAAAGCTTAGAAACAATAGCTCCAAGTGCAATAGCATTTAATGATGAGTATAAGATTCCAAAAGAAATGACTAAAGATGATATCAAGGTAGTAATAGAAGCTTTTAAAATAGCTGCAAAAAGATGCCTGGAAATAGGATATGATATTATAGAGATTCACGGTGCTCATGGGTATTTAATTAATCAATTCTTATCACCACTTTCAAACAAGAGAAGTGATGAATATGGTGGAAATACAGAAAATAGAGCAAGATTTTTAAAAGAAATTATAAAGGCAGTTAGGGAAGTATGGCCTAAGGAAAAGGCTATAATACTTAGAGTAAGTGCAGAGGATTATGTTGAAGAAGGAAATCATCCAGAGGAATTAGCACAAATAATTAACTTGGTTAAGGATGAAGGTATAGATATAATAAATGTTAGTTCAGGGGCAGTTGTTCCAGCAAGAATAAAGGCATATCCTGGATATCAAATAAAATTTGCTGAGATAATAAGAGAAAAGACAGGACTTCCTGTAATTGCTGGAGGCCTTATAACAACAGCAGAGATGGCAGAGGAAATATTACAAAATAACAGAGCGGATATGATATTTTTAGGAAGAGTGCTATTAAGAAATCCATATTGGCCACTAAATGCAGATTATGAATTGGATAATGAAACAATCTGGCCTAAGCAATATGAAAGAGGAAAAATATGA
- a CDS encoding sigma-70 family RNA polymerase sigma factor, with protein sequence MDFDFIEALVTRCKNNDEEAKEKLAYEFRPLIYNISKRTFIDGYNPYDIIQECYHSLFKSVSRYNLEKHRFVAYATNAIKNNMNDLIKRTKNRRSTEGSDALSLHAYVENDFPGLEISTETSLCEMCDYEDLKLALKNLNEEEVEFIDFVFYKNYTVKEYAYLKNMCYSTAILKKKSILMKILENISLYY encoded by the coding sequence ATGGATTTTGATTTTATTGAAGCTTTAGTTACCAGATGTAAAAATAATGATGAAGAAGCAAAAGAAAAATTAGCTTATGAATTTAGGCCTTTAATTTATAATATTTCTAAAAGAACTTTCATTGATGGATATAACCCATATGATATTATCCAAGAATGTTACCATTCACTTTTCAAATCTGTTTCTAGGTACAATTTAGAAAAGCATAGATTTGTTGCCTATGCTACTAATGCCATTAAAAATAATATGAATGATTTAATAAAAAGAACTAAAAACAGAAGATCTACTGAAGGTAGTGATGCATTAAGCTTACATGCTTATGTTGAAAATGATTTTCCAGGTCTTGAAATTTCCACTGAAACTTCATTATGTGAAATGTGTGACTATGAAGATTTAAAATTAGCTCTTAAGAATTTAAATGAAGAGGAAGTTGAATTTATAGATTTTGTATTCTACAAAAATTACACTGTTAAAGAATATGCTTATTTGAAAAATATGTGTTACTCTACTGCTATTCTAAAAAAGAAAAGCATTTTAATGAAAATCCTTGAAAACATTTCATTGTATTATTAA
- a CDS encoding XRE family transcriptional regulator, with translation MIGQKIRERRQQLGLSLKELAEKTDLTSGFLSQIERDLSEPSISSLRKISEVLGVAVFYFLVDDKGKNPVVKRNERKKIRFSESHMTYELLSPDMDRQMEMFMAKLEPGAMTCSEPLTHPGEEVTYVLKGKMWIKIGEDEYTLEQGDTIYYFGTTPHQIINTGDEEMIFISTITPPQF, from the coding sequence ATGATCGGACAAAAAATCAGAGAAAGAAGACAACAACTTGGATTAAGTCTTAAAGAGTTAGCAGAGAAAACAGATTTAACATCAGGATTTTTAAGTCAAATAGAAAGAGATTTATCAGAGCCTTCGATTTCATCACTGCGTAAGATTTCTGAAGTTTTAGGTGTAGCTGTATTTTATTTTTTAGTAGATGATAAAGGTAAAAATCCGGTAGTAAAGAGAAATGAACGAAAGAAAATAAGATTCTCCGAATCTCATATGACTTACGAGTTATTATCTCCAGATATGGATAGACAGATGGAGATGTTTATGGCTAAATTAGAACCAGGAGCTATGACTTGTAGTGAACCGCTGACTCATCCAGGTGAAGAAGTAACTTATGTTCTTAAGGGAAAGATGTGGATAAAGATAGGTGAAGACGAATATACACTTGAGCAGGGTGATACAATATACTATTTTGGAACAACTCCTCATCAGATAATAAATACTGGAGATGAAGAAATGATATTTATTTCAACTATAACTCCTCCTCAATTTTAA
- a CDS encoding DUF262 domain-containing protein: MALFDLDCSDIVDVFKNNLRIENTVKSISHTFLNKRFSDTVDFEPYYQRKYVWDDDKATYFIESILLGTEVPPIVLFDNGIKKEVIDGRQRYETIKRFLEDKLVLSEKGLKSLTNLSGKKFIQLPEEISDSFINTKIRILRFSVLNEPSLTERQKDKIKKEIFRRYNSGITALKPHEIERAEFIDDKIAQSFRKLFEENTSFLNENVALFVPHRKQKLQRRDRVNYLLSRIRVLIALPFIPIHSYASAKSKTDSIKTFYYLKFKNAEVEKILCYYKSIVEKVNELKKHMSNIKSPLANNILFYEVSFWAFTLIYKEKQVLFEEIDCLKMASAINEAESNLKLWENINTENKSLESIFAQTGSHYYKSVINRYLLVSNYLYREYGFDFTMYFKNSILYKNIMEIGIESNQFLEFKLSKTDPASSSIYDILTDIKSSKFSIRPEYQRSEVISKQKASYLLESILLGIKIPPIFIYKRDDSVSEVIDGQQRLLSIIGFLGEVYKDEDGEFKSSNIDKFKLSKLRILKELNNLDIDRIEEKDNSLKDKILDFPIDIVEINQANNEKFSPIDLFLRLNTKPYPILPNTFEMWNAYIDMQVVYKIKDISREYANKLFKQSDQRMKNEELITTLAYADYRFLKDKVKSSETINIFIRNKRINARMNKKSNITTLFDNITKNNDTSFLDSVNNVSVFIDKLKELTGDNFEKFNILISHKRANVQSRTNQNFYLLWVALCNIPLDKIKVCKEEVFNKIANQFEIAQNVPDNLNVLDFIRDLENII, encoded by the coding sequence ATGGCACTTTTTGATCTTGATTGTAGTGATATAGTAGATGTTTTTAAGAATAATTTAAGGATAGAAAATACGGTAAAGTCAATTTCACATACTTTTTTAAACAAACGATTTTCTGATACTGTTGATTTTGAACCATATTATCAAAGAAAATATGTTTGGGACGATGATAAAGCCACATATTTCATTGAAAGTATATTATTAGGAACAGAAGTTCCTCCTATTGTACTATTTGATAATGGAATTAAAAAAGAAGTTATAGATGGTAGACAAAGATATGAAACTATAAAACGTTTTTTAGAAGACAAACTTGTTCTTTCTGAAAAAGGTCTTAAATCCCTTACTAATTTAAGTGGAAAGAAATTTATTCAATTACCAGAAGAGATATCGGATTCATTTATAAATACAAAAATAAGAATTTTACGTTTTAGTGTATTAAATGAACCTTCATTAACGGAGAGACAAAAAGACAAAATTAAGAAAGAAATATTTAGAAGATATAATTCTGGTATTACAGCACTGAAACCACATGAAATAGAACGAGCTGAATTCATAGATGATAAAATTGCACAATCATTTAGAAAACTATTTGAAGAAAACACTTCTTTCCTTAATGAAAATGTTGCTCTATTTGTACCACATAGAAAACAAAAATTACAAAGAAGAGATAGGGTAAATTACTTATTGTCGAGAATAAGAGTTCTTATTGCATTACCATTTATACCAATACATAGCTATGCTTCTGCAAAATCAAAAACAGATTCTATTAAAACCTTTTATTATTTAAAGTTTAAGAATGCTGAGGTTGAAAAGATTTTGTGTTATTACAAAAGCATAGTAGAAAAAGTTAATGAATTAAAAAAACATATGAGTAATATTAAGTCTCCTTTGGCAAATAATATACTATTTTATGAGGTGAGTTTTTGGGCGTTTACATTAATTTACAAAGAAAAGCAAGTATTATTTGAAGAAATTGATTGCTTAAAAATGGCAAGTGCTATAAATGAAGCAGAATCTAATTTAAAACTGTGGGAAAATATAAATACTGAAAATAAAAGCTTAGAAAGTATATTTGCACAAACTGGTAGTCATTATTATAAATCTGTTATTAATAGATATTTGTTGGTATCAAATTACTTATATAGAGAATATGGTTTTGATTTTACAATGTACTTTAAAAATTCAATACTATATAAAAATATAATGGAAATAGGTATTGAGAGTAATCAATTTTTGGAGTTTAAACTATCAAAGACGGATCCAGCTTCATCTTCAATATATGATATTCTAACGGATATCAAATCATCAAAATTTTCAATAAGGCCAGAATATCAGCGCTCAGAAGTAATCAGCAAACAGAAAGCATCATATCTTCTAGAAAGTATTTTACTTGGAATCAAAATTCCACCAATATTTATTTATAAGCGAGATGATTCTGTTTCAGAAGTTATTGATGGACAACAAAGATTACTATCAATTATTGGTTTTTTGGGTGAAGTTTATAAAGATGAAGATGGTGAATTTAAATCCTCTAATATAGATAAATTTAAGCTATCAAAATTGAGAATTTTAAAGGAACTAAATAATTTAGATATAGATAGAATCGAAGAAAAGGATAACAGTTTAAAGGATAAAATTTTAGATTTTCCAATTGATATTGTTGAAATTAATCAAGCAAACAATGAAAAATTTTCTCCAATTGACTTGTTTTTAAGGTTAAATACAAAACCATATCCTATCCTTCCTAATACTTTTGAAATGTGGAATGCATATATTGATATGCAAGTAGTATATAAGATTAAAGATATATCAAGAGAATATGCTAATAAATTATTTAAACAATCAGACCAACGTATGAAAAATGAAGAGCTAATCACTACATTGGCATATGCGGATTATAGATTTTTAAAAGATAAGGTAAAGTCATCTGAAACAATTAATATCTTCATTCGAAATAAAAGAATTAATGCCAGAATGAATAAGAAATCTAATATAACAACACTATTTGATAATATTACTAAAAACAATGATACCTCTTTTTTAGATTCAGTAAATAATGTATCTGTATTCATTGATAAATTAAAAGAATTAACAGGAGATAATTTTGAAAAATTTAATATATTAATATCTCATAAACGAGCCAATGTTCAAAGCCGAACAAATCAAAACTTTTATTTATTGTGGGTAGCACTATGTAATATTCCACTTGATAAAATTAAAGTATGTAAAGAAGAGGTTTTTAATAAAATAGCTAATCAATTTGAGATAGCTCAAAATGTACCAGATAATTTGAATGTGTTAGATTTTATTAGAGATTTGGAAAATATTATATAA
- a CDS encoding DUF2178 domain-containing protein has product MENKKKTDSIIIGAGVWAIFFIGIGIFDFVTQKNGYLIMFCIGILSLLYFIYLLKTTQDNLSERYEDERKILINEKSSSISYNILFAGICIFEFLINGKIIDITTDLSLVIIMASAIIIKAVTYLICKYKY; this is encoded by the coding sequence ATGGAAAATAAAAAGAAAACTGACTCCATAATTATAGGTGCTGGAGTATGGGCAATATTTTTTATAGGTATAGGAATTTTTGATTTTGTTACCCAAAAGAATGGTTATTTGATTATGTTTTGTATAGGTATATTATCACTTTTATACTTTATATATTTATTGAAAACAACACAAGATAACCTATCAGAAAGATATGAGGACGAAAGAAAGATATTAATAAATGAAAAATCATCAAGTATTAGTTACAATATACTTTTTGCAGGTATTTGTATATTTGAGTTTCTGATAAATGGTAAAATTATTGACATTACTACTGATCTATCACTTGTAATAATTATGGCTAGTGCAATAATTATAAAAGCTGTTACTTATTTAATTTGTAAATATAAATATTAA
- a CDS encoding YvrJ family protein: MEVNELINLIVNNGFPVAVSAYLLIRLEKQIVSLSSSINKLNTIISAKLGVALDVDSSDDPNKVA, translated from the coding sequence ATGGAAGTGAACGAATTAATAAATTTGATAGTGAATAATGGTTTCCCTGTAGCTGTTTCTGCATATTTGCTGATTCGCTTAGAAAAACAAATTGTTAGCTTATCAAGTTCAATTAATAAATTAAATACCATAATATCAGCAAAGCTTGGAGTAGCTCTAGATGTAGATTCTAGTGATGATCCTAATAAAGTAGCTTGA